The Bradysia coprophila strain Holo2 chromosome II, BU_Bcop_v1, whole genome shotgun sequence genome has a segment encoding these proteins:
- the LOC119081457 gene encoding uncharacterized protein LOC119081457: protein MTLTLHFVDKQFALVNLTLSTNHFADRHKGENVLPYIESLLDCYGLTQKNIYMVTDAAKNMKKTCNLGSYENISCVGHALHNLVSVDGIKKTEPIKVLLKKIKDIVKALRYRTDEFEKLTKDQSALAAEISEWSEMFLIYDDVDDVDNDLESLASSIEDSSDHRHTLKLDVKTRWHSVLMMVESLVGYNKNVINLMLHKTDNSELVLLNSDILLAKELVDFLRHFQRITAIFSVK from the exons ATGACGTTGACCCTTCATTTTGTCGATAAACAATTCGCTTTGGTAAATCTAACGCTTTCAACGAACCATTTTGCCGATCGCCATAAAGGGGAAAATGTTCTGCCATACATTGAATCCCTTCTCGATTGCTACGGACTTACGCAGAAGAATATATACATGGTTACCGATGCAG CGAAAAACATGAAGAAAACTTGTAACTTGGGAAGTTACGAAAACATATCTTGCGTAGGACACGCACTTCATAACCTTGTATCGGTTGACGGCATTAAGAAAACGGAACCCATAAAAGTTTTGCTAAAGAAGATAAAAGACATTGTGAAAGCGCTGCGGTATAGAACGGAtgagtttgaaaaattaactAAAGATCAGAGTGCGTTAGCTGCCGAAATATCTGAATGGAGCGAAATGTTTTTGATCTACGACGACGTTGACGACGTTGATAACGATCTTGAAAGCCTGGCCTCTTCAATTGAAGACAGCAGTGATCATCGTCACACTTTAAAGCTTGACGTTAAGACAAGATGGCACAGTGTCTTAATGATGGTGGAAAGTTTGGTTggatacaacaaaaatgtcatCAATTTAATGCTGCACAAAACCGATAATTCTGAGCTCGTGCTATTGAACAGTGATATTTTGTTAGCGAAGGAGTTAGTTGATTTTCTGCGACACTTCCAGAGGATAACTGCTATTTTCTCAG TGAAATAA